One window from the genome of Magnolia sinica isolate HGM2019 chromosome 4, MsV1, whole genome shotgun sequence encodes:
- the LOC131242024 gene encoding protein PELPK1-like → MTSHKSFLMPFLIALVLLCVDQTAFATRHLLDVSEPSLPTIPTLPKVELPHLPEIPTLPKVEVPHLPDVPTLPKPEVPHLPDVPTLPKVEVPHLPEVPALPKVEVPHLPDVPALPKVEVPHLPDVPVLPKVEVPHLPDVPALPKVELPHLPEVPALPKVELPHLPEVPALPKVELPHLPEVPALPKVEVPHLPDVPTLPKPTLPTVPEHP, encoded by the coding sequence ATGACTTCTCACAAATCCTTCCTCATGCCTTTTCTCATTGCTCTGGTCTTGTTGTGTGTAGACCAAACCGCTTTCGCTACCCGGCATCTTCTTGATGTCTCAGAGCCATCCCTGCCTACGATTCCTACTCTTCCTAAGGTAGAATTACCTCATTTGCCTGAAATACCCACTCTACCTAAAGTTGAAGTTCCTCATTTGCCCGACGTCCCGACTCTTCCTAAACCAGAAGTTCCTCATTTGCCCGACGTCCCGACTCTTCCTAAGGTAGAAGTGCCTCATTTGCCCGAAGTCCCAGCTCTCCCTAAGGTTGAAGTGCCCCATCTGCCCGACGTGCCTGCTCTGCCTAAGGTGGAAGTTCCTCATTTACCTGATGTGCCAGTTCTACCTAAGGTAGAAGTGCCTCATTTGCCCGACGTGCCAGCTCTGCCCAAAGTGGAACTGCCCCATTTGCCCGAAGTGCCGGCTCTTCCTAAGGTGGAACTGCCCCATTTGCCAGAAGTGCCGGCTCTGCCTAAGGTGGAACTGCCCCATTTGCCGGAAGTGCCGGCTCTGCCTAAGGTGGAAGTGCCTCATCTACCTGATGTGCCGACTCTGCCGAAGCCCACATTACCCACCGTCCCTGAACATCCGTAG